The proteins below come from a single Mya arenaria isolate MELC-2E11 chromosome 6, ASM2691426v1 genomic window:
- the LOC128238953 gene encoding uncharacterized protein LOC128238953 isoform X1, whose protein sequence is MDFFLVSFMILFSCTYTNTLHEFYNCDCAELETIDFALHACSASHATYTCRGSTEEAVRYCNNGTWGDLDFQCNDENEDIETTDAAKTINTPQTGLMKADRETKRTPVGAIVGPIVALLVGVVLVGLFLLFKRRKNRETDNGMNGMTNELYWGQSARPHQDTQPGIGIAELNRREDGTDEKRSFDNAEYFRTQEIMDNINVGNTDLKACDGDMEHRTVGNQYGTADNTNTSGFGSSDGKYFNNVYDNAKAHQC, encoded by the exons ATGGATTTCTTTCTGGTATCGTTTATGATTCTGTTTTCATGCACAT atacAAATACTCTTCATGAATTTTACAACTGTG ACTGCGCGGAGTTGGAGACAATAGACTTTGCCTTACATGCATGCTCGGCGAGTCATGCCACATACACATGCAGAGGCAGCACAGAAGAGGCCGTCCGGTACTGCAATAACGGGACATGGGGTGACCTCGATTTTCAATGCAATG ACGAGAACGAGGATATCGAAACAACTGATGCTGctaaaacaataaacacacCACAAACAGGCTTGATGAAAG CAGATAGAGAAACAAAGCGAACACCAGTTGGAGCAATTGTTGGACCAATAGTGGCTTTGTTGGTTGGTGTGGTCTTGGTCGGTCTGTTCCTGTTGTTTAAAAGGAG GAAAAATAGAGAGACGGACAATGGTATGAATGGTATGACAAACGAGCTATATTGGGGACAGTCAGCAAGACCACACCAAGATACACAACCAGGTATTGGTATTGCCGAACTCAACAGGAGAGAGGATGGAACAGACGAAAAACGTAGTTTTGATAATGCAGAATATTTTAGAACACAAGAAATCATGGACAATATAAATGTCGGAAATACGGATCTTAAAGCATGTGATGGTGACATGGAACACAGAACTGTTGGGAATCAGTACGGAACTGCTGATAACACAAACACATCTGGGTTTGGCTCTAGCGATGGCAAATATTTCAACAACGTTTATGACAATGCAAAGGCACACCAGTGTTAA
- the LOC128238953 gene encoding uncharacterized protein LOC128238953 isoform X2, with product MDFFLVSFMILFSCTYTNTLHEFYNCDCAELETIDFALHACSASHATYTCRGSTEEAVRYCNNGTWGDLDFQCNDENEDIETTDAAKTINTPQTGLMKDRETKRTPVGAIVGPIVALLVGVVLVGLFLLFKRRKNRETDNGMNGMTNELYWGQSARPHQDTQPGIGIAELNRREDGTDEKRSFDNAEYFRTQEIMDNINVGNTDLKACDGDMEHRTVGNQYGTADNTNTSGFGSSDGKYFNNVYDNAKAHQC from the exons ATGGATTTCTTTCTGGTATCGTTTATGATTCTGTTTTCATGCACAT atacAAATACTCTTCATGAATTTTACAACTGTG ACTGCGCGGAGTTGGAGACAATAGACTTTGCCTTACATGCATGCTCGGCGAGTCATGCCACATACACATGCAGAGGCAGCACAGAAGAGGCCGTCCGGTACTGCAATAACGGGACATGGGGTGACCTCGATTTTCAATGCAATG ACGAGAACGAGGATATCGAAACAACTGATGCTGctaaaacaataaacacacCACAAACAGGCTTGATGAAAG ATAGAGAAACAAAGCGAACACCAGTTGGAGCAATTGTTGGACCAATAGTGGCTTTGTTGGTTGGTGTGGTCTTGGTCGGTCTGTTCCTGTTGTTTAAAAGGAG GAAAAATAGAGAGACGGACAATGGTATGAATGGTATGACAAACGAGCTATATTGGGGACAGTCAGCAAGACCACACCAAGATACACAACCAGGTATTGGTATTGCCGAACTCAACAGGAGAGAGGATGGAACAGACGAAAAACGTAGTTTTGATAATGCAGAATATTTTAGAACACAAGAAATCATGGACAATATAAATGTCGGAAATACGGATCTTAAAGCATGTGATGGTGACATGGAACACAGAACTGTTGGGAATCAGTACGGAACTGCTGATAACACAAACACATCTGGGTTTGGCTCTAGCGATGGCAAATATTTCAACAACGTTTATGACAATGCAAAGGCACACCAGTGTTAA